A genomic stretch from Pseudooceanicola aestuarii includes:
- a CDS encoding TRAP transporter substrate-binding protein codes for MTFLKSAATAALLATACGTAQAQTQLNVVAPWSSLNAYGAVEQPFWTKDFPAATGGDLTAKLSNYSELGLGGAELLRLASMGVFDVAHIVVGYSVSDDPVIEGIELAGVIQDMDTLRQAVDAYEATMTTDLAEQHNLVYLGMYPNPSQVMYCSEPVTGLDEFAGKKIRFYGSSMNDFIEAAGGTGIGVPLAEVVPALQRGVVDCAFTGTLTGYSFKFPEVTSDLYGLRLGWGLTFIAANKSTFDGLSAEQQDALRSGAKTLEGQLWDLARIDDAAGIACNTGNGECPYGEPAAMSFVPVSEADDARRRDLLEEEILKNWAARCDAACIANWNETVGALTGLTAVK; via the coding sequence ATGACATTTCTCAAAAGCGCAGCAACCGCCGCCCTTCTGGCCACCGCCTGCGGCACGGCACAGGCCCAGACCCAACTGAACGTTGTGGCCCCCTGGTCCAGCCTCAACGCCTATGGCGCCGTGGAGCAACCCTTCTGGACCAAGGACTTTCCGGCCGCGACCGGGGGCGACCTGACGGCCAAACTGTCGAATTACTCGGAGCTGGGCCTTGGCGGGGCCGAATTGCTGCGCCTGGCCTCCATGGGGGTTTTCGACGTCGCCCATATCGTGGTCGGCTACTCGGTCTCCGACGATCCGGTGATCGAGGGGATCGAACTGGCCGGTGTCATTCAGGACATGGACACCCTGCGCCAGGCGGTGGATGCCTACGAGGCGACGATGACCACCGACCTCGCGGAGCAGCACAACCTTGTCTACCTGGGCATGTACCCCAATCCCAGCCAGGTGATGTATTGTTCGGAGCCGGTGACCGGCCTGGATGAATTCGCCGGCAAGAAGATCCGCTTCTATGGCTCCTCCATGAACGATTTCATCGAAGCCGCCGGCGGAACCGGCATTGGCGTGCCGCTGGCCGAGGTCGTCCCCGCCCTGCAACGCGGCGTCGTCGATTGCGCCTTTACCGGCACGCTGACCGGCTATTCCTTCAAGTTTCCCGAAGTCACCAGCGATCTTTACGGTCTGCGCCTTGGCTGGGGCCTGACATTCATCGCGGCCAACAAATCCACCTTCGACGGGCTGAGCGCGGAGCAGCAGGACGCCCTGCGCAGCGGTGCCAAGACACTCGAAGGGCAATTGTGGGATCTGGCGCGGATCGATGACGCGGCCGGGATCGCCTGCAACACCGGCAACGGCGAATGCCCCTACGGGGAGCCGGCCGCGATGTCCTTCGTGCCGGTCTCCGAGGCGGACGACGCCCGCCGCCGCGACCTGCTC